The genomic window GACCTTTTGAACAATTTTGGAATCGATGATCGGAATCTGTATCTCCGGCCGGTTAACGGGAACCCAGATTGAAAAAACAGCGGATACTGAGggaattgaagaagagagacaaagaaaagCTGCGATGAATCCAATCCCAAGAACACTGGTGAAGTACAACACAAGCATCAATCTCCTTGAAgattggtgatgatgatgatgatgatcaggTTTATTCGCCATTTGTGTTTATGCAGAGCTATTGAAAGAGACATCTCATTCATATAGACCGCAACGAGAAACAGTGATGATTTGATTTCACGTCGCTGAAGAATCTCTCATTACCGAAAAAATATGTGCGCCGGTGGTTTTTCCCCAACCAGAAATCACGCCGGTGGTTTccaattttgtattattatttttttttttggtaatttccCCTAATTTGAACCTTCTTAACGAGacaaaaggtttgtttgtAATTATATGGGCTTGATTAAAAACTAAGCccaattaaaaataaaaaagcccatgaaaaatagaatcatatagTCACTCACGTGTTGACTCTCGAGTCATGTCGGCGATTTCTTTCACTCTCCAGTAAACTTCACCAAGTCTCTTCTGCTGAAATCACGGTAATGCAATTCTCATGaaccttgattttgtttctgttcttcGCAATTTCTATTGTTGAATCTTTCTGCTAGATCTGAATGATTCTTCAAATCGAAGTactcttagtttttttttgttaaatcaagCTGGAATCTGAAATTTCTTGCAGATCCAATGAAGAAGATCCAAGTTATATAGTGAGACCTCAAACCTTAGCTTGagctctgcttcttctctctttcactgCATTGAAGATGGGATCTGTATCTTTAAAGATCGGCGATGGAACAGCCAGATTCCGACGAACATCAATTTGTTCATCCGCCGTGAACCTCCTCATGCTCTTCTCCGTCGTCACCACAAATCTCTTCGCCTTATACGCGTTCTCCTCTCATTCCCAAGCAAACTCGCCACTTCTCCACAGCTCCAACAATATCTCACTCGTTTCTCAACATCTCTCTTTGATTCTCCGAGAAATCGATTCGTCTCAACGCAAGCTTGCTCAGATGGAGAAACAGATGCTTGGTTACGAATCTATTGATATCTCTCGACCTAACATTGTTCCTGAGCTCAAATTGTTCCTCCAGCGTCATCAGCTTCCTTTAGGGAAAGATTCGCGTACCGGGATCACTGAAATGGTGTCTTCCGTTGGACATTCTTGTGGGAAATCTACGGATTTGCTTTCTCAGTATATGTCATATAAGGTGTTTGATAGATGTCCTGATGATTGGAGTCTTGGCCAGAAGTTGATTCTTCGTGCTTGTGAGCCGTTGCCGCGGAGACGGTGTTTGGCGAAAACGGTGCAGAAGCAAGATTTGAGTAAGTCTCCTGATTCGTTATGGAGATCTGTTAGTAACAAGAGTGTTAATTGGAGTGGACTTGGTTGCAAGAGTTTTGATTGCTTGAAAGGTAAGAAACTTAGCAAGGAATGTGTTGGTTGTTTCGATTTAGGGGTTGAGAAAGATAGGTTTGTGAAGGTTAAGGGGAAGAATGATTTCTTGATTGATGATGTGTTGGGTTTAGGAAGTGGGAAAATTCGAATCGGGTTCGATATTAGCGGTGGATCAGGGACTTTCGCAGCGAGAATGGCTGAGAAGAACGTGACTGTAATCACTAACACTTTGAATAATGGTGCTCCGTTTAGTGAGTTTATAGCTGCGAGAGGGCTCTTTCCGTTGTTCTTGAGCTTAGACCATAGATTTCCTTTTCTTGACAATGTGTTTGATCTTATTCATGCTTCTAGCGGATTAGATGTTGAGGGTAAAGCGGAGAAGCTAGAGTTCTTGATGTTCGATCTTGATCGGGTTTTGAAACCCCGTGGATTGTTCTGGTTGGATAACTTCTATTGTGCtaatgatgagaagaagaaagaacttACACGTATGATTGAGAGGTTTGGGTATAAGAAGCTTAAATGGGTTATTGGAGAGAAGGCTGATGCACAAGTTTATCTCTCAGCTGTTCTGCAAAAGCCAGTGAGAGCTTGATCGGGAATGCAAAAGGAAGTTCGTAATGGTAAGACCGACCATAAGAGTAAAACTCTCTATTTATAGTTACATTTGATCATAGGTTATAAATTTGGAGGTCATTAGGTGATATTTAttccagagaagaagaataagcaattatatatttaccaGGGCAATTGGAGAAAATCATTTGTAAAAGTTTTTCAGTATAATGTGTTGAAATTTTGTCGATTATTATTACTACTTTTCTGTTATAATATCCATATATAccatacaaataaaaatgagtaccattaattgtgtttttgttatacCTGAAATAAATTCTCCTCATGCAACCAAAGCCAGATGCAAGAAATGCCGAAAATAGACAACAAAATCAGAGTAcaaagttattttttattgagaCAAGAggaaaaacataacaaatgaTATAATCTCAAAATCATGTGTGATTATTATGAGGcgaaaaaaacaagttttcgTGATTATCCTCATAAAACTCTCTAGTAATAAtcgaaggaaaaagaagaacgaTGAGGTCTTTTCACCTTCAGGTGAGAACTGGTctcatcaaagatttttatGACACATAAAAATGATGATACGTTATTACCCAGAGAAAGGCTCTTCTCTATTTAACATCCTTTGTTGAAAATACGACTGTGTGTGGCCAGGCCAATGCAAAAGCTTTTCAGCGGCGCTTTAGTTAACCACGTCAAGAACCAGCTTGCGGGACTTGAGAACCGACCATTTTAGTCGCCTGTAGTAAGCAGCTTGGAGAAGAGCGAGAGAGAGTAGGAATATCCATTTGAAACCCATCTGCAAATAGTGAAACCAACATTAACCGCCATGTAAAATGTAACCtcaaaaaaaagtcaattcTTTGTATCGGTCTGGAAGCTGAGGTTTGTGTCTGCAAAACGAGTCAAACTGTGTTCACAGCATATCTAAATGTTATTATCTTAGTAGCAGACCAAGAACTAGTAGCACTTCACACTTGGTACAACAATTGGTTCTCTAAGTCAACTTGATCGATCATAAACTAAATCTAGTATTAATTGCATAGTCTAGGGAGAAAATACAATGTTCACCAGCgaacagagaaagataaaCCTACCAGTTTCCTCTCTTCCATTTCTGGTTCAGCTGCCCAGGCCAAGAATGATACAATATCTTTACCCATCTGCACCGTAAAGTAAAGTTTATATCATGACACTGAGAAAGGACAGTACCATAAGGCATAAAGATTTATGTTCTTATATTTTAAGTGGAGGAAAAATAACCTGTGC from Arabidopsis thaliana chromosome 3, partial sequence includes these protein-coding regions:
- a CDS encoding S-adenosyl-L-methionine-dependent methyltransferases superfamily protein (S-adenosyl-L-methionine-dependent methyltransferases superfamily protein; CONTAINS InterPro DOMAIN/s: Protein of unknown function DUF248, methyltransferase putative (InterPro:IPR004159); BEST Arabidopsis thaliana protein match is: S-adenosyl-L-methionine-dependent methyltransferases superfamily protein (TAIR:AT5G40830.2); Has 347 Blast hits to 346 proteins in 22 species: Archae - 0; Bacteria - 2; Metazoa - 0; Fungi - 0; Plants - 345; Viruses - 0; Other Eukaryotes - 0 (source: NCBI BLink).), translated to MGSVSLKIGDGTARFRRTSICSSAVNLLMLFSVVTTNLFALYAFSSHSQANSPLLHSSNNISLVSQHLSLILREIDSSQRKLAQMEKQMLGYESIDISRPNIVPELKLFLQRHQLPLGKDSRTGITEMVSSVGHSCGKSTDLLSQYMSYKVFDRCPDDWSLGQKLILRACEPLPRRRCLAKTVQKQDLSKSPDSLWRSVSNKSVNWSGLGCKSFDCLKGKKLSKECVGCFDLGVEKDRFVKVKGKNDFLIDDVLGLGSGKIRIGFDISGGSGTFAARMAEKNVTVITNTLNNGAPFSEFIAARGLFPLFLSLDHRFPFLDNVFDLIHASSGLDVEGKAEKLEFLMFDLDRVLKPRGLFWLDNFYCANDEKKKELTRMIERFGYKKLKWVIGEKADAQVYLSAVLQKPVRA